From one Deinococcus detaillensis genomic stretch:
- the proC gene encoding pyrroline-5-carboxylate reductase encodes MKLAIVGVGKLGLAILEGVLSRGLLQPADIGIMDTNAARLSMIAERLGTPILPVGELGGAERVLISLQPRVFPEASEWLRQPGTGYISTMAGVSVATLSKRLLTERVVRVMPNLGATIGQSQTAITGLDEAQQSGDMQYAHEVFGSVGQVYDLAEHLFNAFTGMVGSGPGYLAVIADALADGGVRMGLPRALAHELAARLFSTSGGLLLQRAHPAMLKDEVSSPGGTTIAGLEVLESSGVRGAIISTVVAATLRSAELGRDQE; translated from the coding sequence ATGAAACTGGCCATCGTAGGTGTGGGGAAACTGGGTTTAGCGATTTTGGAAGGGGTCTTGTCACGCGGTCTGCTGCAACCCGCAGACATCGGCATCATGGACACCAACGCGGCGCGGCTTTCCATGATCGCCGAGCGGCTCGGCACGCCCATTTTGCCGGTGGGCGAGCTGGGCGGCGCGGAGCGGGTGCTGATCAGCTTGCAGCCCCGCGTCTTTCCGGAGGCCAGCGAGTGGCTGCGGCAACCCGGTACTGGCTACATCAGCACCATGGCGGGCGTCAGCGTAGCGACCCTCTCCAAACGCCTCCTCACCGAGCGGGTGGTGCGGGTGATGCCGAATCTGGGGGCCACCATCGGGCAGTCGCAAACTGCCATTACGGGTCTGGACGAAGCCCAGCAGAGCGGCGACATGCAGTATGCCCACGAGGTCTTCGGCTCGGTTGGACAGGTTTATGACCTCGCCGAGCATTTATTCAACGCCTTTACCGGCATGGTCGGTTCCGGCCCCGGTTATCTGGCGGTCATTGCCGACGCGCTGGCCGACGGCGGCGTGCGAATGGGCCTGCCCCGCGCTCTGGCCCACGAACTGGCCGCCCGGCTGTTCAGTACCAGTGGCGGGTTGCTGCTTCAGCGGGCGCATCCGGCCATGCTCAAAGACGAAGTCTCTAGTCCCGGCGGAACCACCATCGCGGGCCTAGAAGTGCTGGAAAGCAGCGGCGTGCGCGGCGCGATCATCAGCACGGTGGTGGCCGCCACACTCAGAAGCGCCGAGTTGGGACGCGATCAGGAGTAA
- a CDS encoding 50S ribosomal protein L11 methyltransferase, producing MLVYILPGTLESREVDLDALWEAGATGLEERGGHLRAYFDAKVPLALNGEWTNEPDQDWQADWKKGLTPVTAGRFTIAPSWLAHEVPPGQIPLLIDPGMAFGTGHHATTRLAVEAIGQLDLTGRTVLDVGTGSGVLALAAALGGAAEVLGLDIDPITIPAAYENAELNGLSVKDGVVQIEGGTLRFEEGSLDPDLLDDEPIYTLLVANLFAELHDLLAGAYRTALQPGSPLILTGILEDRLPMVRAALEREAFSDITEILDGEWALVTALSS from the coding sequence ATGTTGGTGTATATCTTGCCCGGAACTTTGGAGAGCCGTGAAGTCGACCTCGACGCCCTGTGGGAAGCCGGCGCAACCGGCCTGGAGGAGCGCGGCGGCCACTTGCGGGCGTATTTTGACGCCAAGGTGCCGCTGGCCTTAAACGGCGAGTGGACGAACGAACCCGACCAGGACTGGCAAGCCGATTGGAAAAAAGGCCTGACCCCCGTGACGGCGGGCCGCTTCACCATCGCGCCCTCGTGGCTGGCGCACGAGGTTCCGCCCGGCCAGATTCCGCTGCTGATCGACCCCGGCATGGCCTTTGGCACTGGCCACCACGCCACCACCCGGCTGGCCGTGGAAGCCATCGGTCAACTGGACTTGACGGGCCGCACGGTGCTGGACGTCGGCACCGGCAGCGGCGTGCTGGCGCTGGCAGCGGCCCTCGGCGGCGCGGCTGAGGTGCTGGGCCTCGACATCGACCCCATCACTATTCCGGCGGCTTATGAGAACGCTGAACTCAACGGGCTGAGCGTTAAAGACGGCGTGGTGCAGATTGAAGGCGGCACGCTGAGATTCGAGGAAGGCAGCTTAGATCCCGATCTGCTCGACGACGAACCGATTTATACCTTGCTGGTGGCCAATCTCTTTGCCGAGCTGCACGATCTGCTGGCCGGAGCGTACCGCACTGCTTTGCAGCCGGGTTCGCCGCTGATTCTGACCGGCATTCTGGAGGACAGGCTACCGATGGTTCGCGCCGCCTTAGAACGCGAAGCCTTTAGCGACATCACCGAAATACTCGACGGCGAGTGGGCCCTGGTGACGGCCCTTTCAAGCTGA